The Kogia breviceps isolate mKogBre1 chromosome 16, mKogBre1 haplotype 1, whole genome shotgun sequence genome window below encodes:
- the CHAMP1 gene encoding chromosome alignment-maintaining phosphoprotein 1 translates to MEVFQELRKPSARLECDHCNFRGTDYENVQIHMGTIHPEFCDEMDAGGLGKMIFYQKSAKLFHCHKCFFTSKMYSNVYYHITSKHSAPEKWNEKPKNQLNKEADPVKSPSVPEHQKMASNSAELLKPIPALSIETQKSGPVMSPESPKPTPLTSLDSQKPGPVVSPEPQTPSLPSPEPPKPAPVSSPELPKPVPLVSESQKPVPVPSPEPQKLAPVSPEPVKATLTNPKPQKHSHFPETLGPPSASSPESPVLAASPEPWGPSPSASPESRKPVRTVSPEPRKLSPSESPEPWKPFPAVSPEPRRPAPAVSPGSWKPGPPGSPRSWKSSPSASSGPWKPAKPAPSVSPGPWKPIPSVSPGPWKPTPSMSPASWKSSSVSPGSWKSPPASPESWKSAPPELRKTAPTLSPEHWKTVPPVSPELRKAGPPLSPELRKPGPPLSPEIRSPAGSPELRKPSGSPELWKLSPEQRKTSPASLDFSESQKSSRGGSPDLWKSSFFIEPQKPVFPETRKPGPSGPSESPKASSDIWKPVLSIDTEPRKPALFSEPTKTAPPASPEPRKRALFPEPRKHALFPELPKAAVFSESQKAVELGDELQADAIDDQKCDVLVQEELLATPKKLLEDTLFPSSKKLKKDNQENSDAELSSSEYIKADLDAIDSKGQESSSDQEQVDVESIDFSKENKIDMTSPEQSKNVLQFTEEKEAFISEEEIAKYMKRGKGKYYCKICCCRAMKKGAVLHHLVNKHNVHSPYKCTICGKAFLLESLLKNHVAAHGQSLLKCPRCNFESNFPRGFKKHLTHCQSRHNEEANKKLMEALEPPLEEQQI, encoded by the coding sequence ATGGAAGTATTCCAGGAACTTCGTAAGCCATCGGCACGTTTGGAGTGTGACCACTGCAATTTCAGAGGCACGGATTATGAAAATGTACAAATCCACATGGGTACCATCCATCCAGAATTTTGTGATGAAATGGATGCTGGTGGGTTAGGTAAAATGATATTTTACCAGAAAAGTGCAAAGCTATTTCACTGCCATAAATGCTTTTTCACCAGCAAGATGTACTCCAATGTATACTATCACATCACATCCAAACATTCAGCCCCAGAGAAATGGAATGAGAAACCAAAAAATCAGTTAAACAAAGAAGCAGATCCTGTGAAAAGCCCTTCTGTTCCTGAACACCAGAAAATGGCCTCTAATTCAGCAGAACTCCTGAAACCTATACCTGCCCTTTCCATAGAAACCCAGAAATCTGGCCCAGTTATGTCTCCAGAATCACCAAAACCTACTCCTCTTACTTCCCTGGACTCTCAGAAACCTGGCCCTGTTGTTTCTCCTGAGCCACAGacaccttctcttccttctcccgaGCCTCCAAAACCTGCCCCTGTTTCTTCTCCTGAACTTCCAAAACCAGTCCCTCTTGTTTCTGAATCTCAGAAACCAGTCCCTGTTCCTTCTCCAGAACCACAGAAACTTGCTCCTGTATCTCCTGAGCCAGTAAAGGCAACTCTTACTAATCCCAAACCccagaaacactcccatttcccagaAACACTGGGGCCACCTTCAGCCTCATCTCCAGAGTCACCAGTTCTGGCTGCCTCCCCTGAACCTTGGGGACCATCCCCAAGTGCGTCTCCAGAGTCTCGGAAGCCAGTCCGGACTGTCTCCCCTGAGCCAAGGAAGCTGTCCCCATCAGAGTCTCCTGAACCTTGGAAGCCAttccctgctgtgtccccagagccTCGGAGACCAGCCCCAGCTGTGTCACCAGGTTCTTGGAAGCCAGGGCCACCTGGGTCCCCCAGGTCTTGGAAATCCAGTCCGTCAGCATCATCAGGACCTTGGAAGCCAGCTAAACCTGCTCCATCTGTGTCTCCTGGACCTTGGAAACCAATTCCTTCTGTATCACCTGGACCTTGGAAACCAACTccatccatgtcccctgcatcctggAAGTCTTCATCAGTCTCACCTGGTTCCTGGAAGTCTCCCCCCGCATCACCTGAGTCGTGGAAGTCTGCCCCACCAGAACTCCGAAAGACAGCGCCCACCTTGTCACCTGAACATTGGAAGACAGTTCCTCCAGTGTCTCCTGAGCTCCGTAAAGCAGGGCCTCCCTTGTCTCCTGAGCTTCGCAAACCAGGCCCACCACTGTCCCCAGAGATCCGTAGCCCAGCGGGATCTCCAGAGCTCAGAAAACCCTCAGGGTCTCCAGAGCTTTGGAAGCTTTCCCCTGAGCAGCGGAAAACTTCTCCTGCTTCACTTGATTTTTCTGAGTCCCAGAAAAGTTCCCGTGGTGGTTCCCCTGATCTCTGGAagtcttccttttttattgaacCACAGAAACCTGTCTTCCCTGAGACCCGGAAACCAGGTCCTTCTGGGCCATCTGAGTCCCCTAAAGCTTCCTCTGATATCTGGAAGCCTGTTCTCTCTATTGATACTGAGCCTAGAAAACCTGCCCTGTTTTCTGAGCCTACCAAAACagcccctcctgcttctcctGAACCACGGAAACGTGCTCTTTTTCCAGAGCCCCGGAAACATGCCCTTTTCCCCGAACTTCCCAAAGCTGCTGTCTTCTCAGAATCTCAGAAGGCAGTTGAGCTTGGTGATGAACTACAAGCAGATGCCATAGACGATCAAAAGTGTGATGTTTTGGTTCAGGAAGAACTACTAGCTACACCTAAGAAACTCTTAGAAGacactttatttccttcctcaaaGAAGCTCAAGAAAGACAACCAAGAGAACTCGGATGCTGAGCTTAGTAGCAGTGAGTATATAAAAGCAGATTTGGATGCGATAGATAGTAAGGGCCAGGAATCGAGCAGCGATCAAGAGCAGGTTGATGTGGAATCTATTGATTTTAGTAAAGAGAACAAAATAGACATGACTAGTCCAGAGCAGTCCAAAAATGTACTGCAGTTTACTGAAGAAAAAGAGGCTTTTATCTCTGAAGAAGAGATTGCAAAATACATGAAGCGTGGAAAAGGAAAGTATTATTGCAAAATTTGTTGCTGTCGTGCTATGAAAAAAGGTGCTGTTTTGCATCACTTGGTTAACAAGCATAATGTCCACAGTCCTTACAAATGTACAATTTGTGGAAAGGCTTTTCTTTTGGAATCTCTCCTTAAAAATCATGTAGCAGCTCATGGGCAAAGTTTACTTAAATGTCCACGTTGTAATTTTGAGTCAAATTTTCCAAGAGgctttaagaaacatttaactcATTGTCAAAGCCGGCATAATGAAGAGGCAAATAAAAAGCTAATGGAAGCTCTGGAACCTCCACTGGAGGAGCAGCAAATTTGA